In one Juglans regia cultivar Chandler chromosome 11, Walnut 2.0, whole genome shotgun sequence genomic region, the following are encoded:
- the LOC108990646 gene encoding putative UDP-rhamnose:rhamnosyltransferase 1, with product MVDDQPKKLHIAMFPFLAFGHIIPFLELNKHIARKGHYISFISTPRNIERLPKIPLDLAAFITFVKLPLPHVENLLENAEATMDVPRHIVPYYKIAFDSLQEPLSRFLESATSDWIVYDFAPHWLPPIAIKLCISQAFFSVFSASCLGFFGPPAESSVLEDAIYPKGTRMEHECLTVPPRWITFPTKVVFPLFVAKEVMLSFYEENTSGIFDWFRFSKMALGTEVMAVKACMEFEGLEQSGLPFFLVLRKQNLPEGGEDSDDQIPKGFEERIKGRGIVWWGWAPHVNILGHKSVGGYFAHCGWSSVTEAFQFGHPLIMLPMFRDQVLNGKLLEEMQTRVEVPINEQDV from the exons ATGGTTGATGATCAGCCTAAGAAGCTTCACATAGCCATGTTCCCATTTCTGGCCTTCGGTCACATAATCCCGTTCTTAGAGCTCAACAAGCACATAGCTCGAAAGGGTCATtatatttcattcatttctACTCCTAGAAACATTGAACGCCTCCCAAAGATCCCTCTAGATCTAGCAGCTTTCATAACTTTTGTGAAGTTGCCCTTGCCCCATGTAGAGAACCTCCTAGAAAACGCAGAGGCCACCATGGATGTACCACGCCACATAGTTCCATACTATAAGATCGCTTTCGACAGTCTCCAGGAACCTTTGTCTCGTTTCTTGGAAAGCGCCACTTCGGATTGGATTGTATATGACTTTGCCCCCCATTGGTTACCACCAATTGCTATTAAGTTATGCATCTCACAGGCGTTCTTCAGTGTTTTCAGTGCATCGTGTCTAGGTTTCTTTGGACCACCCGCAGAGTCGAGTGTGCTGGAAGATGCTATATATCCAAAGGGCACGAGGATGGAGCATGAGTGTTTAACCGTACCTCCTAGATGGATTACCTTTCCAACAAAAGTAGTGTTTCCGCTCTTTGTGGCAAAGGAAGTAATGCTTAGCTTCTATGAAGAAAATACTTCTGGTATTTTCGACTGGTTTCGTTTCAGTAAAATGGCGTTAGGCACTGAAGTCATGGCTGTTAAAGCTTGCATGGAATTCGAAG GGCTAGAGCAATCGGGTTTGCCCTTCTTTCTTGTTCTAAGAAAGCAAAACCTCCCAGAAGGTGGAGAAGACTCGGATGATCAGATACCTAAAGGATTTGAGGAGCGAATCAAAGGTCGTGGGATTGTTTGGTGGGGTTGGGCTCCTCATGTTAACATATTAGGTCACAAGTCAGTTGGGGGCTACTTTGCACATTGTGGTTGGAGTTCAGTGACAGAGGCATTCCAGTTTGGACATCCACTTATTATGTTGCCCATGTTTAGGGACCAAGTACTTAATGGAAAGCTTTTGGAGGAGATGCAGACAAGAGTGGAGGTACCTATAAATGAGCAAGACGTGTGA